The genome window CATCCAACCGTTCGTACACCGGGCTTCCAAACCGGTCTTCCAGATCTTTATAGTGCTCATCCGGGCTTTTGCCGGTTTTCGCTGTTATTTCAGCAGAAAGAAGACACAAAATAATTCCGTCCTTGTCGGTGGACCAAACGGTTCCATCTTTTCTTAAGAAGGATGCGCCGGCACTCTCTTCGCCGCCAAATCCATAAGATCCGTCTTTTAGTCCATCCACAAACCACTTAAAACCAACAGGTACTTCAGCCAGCTTTTTGTTGATCGATTTCGCCACACGGTCAATCATACTGCTGGATACAAGCGTTTTCCCAACCGCAGCTTCATCACTCCAGCCCGGCCGGTTTTGAAACAGGTAATTGATGGCCACCGAGAGATAGTGATTCGGATTCATCAAGCCGGTTTTAGTGACAATTCCGTGGCGGTCGAAATCGGTATCGTTTCCGAAAGCGATGTCGTATTTGTCCTTCAGATCAATCAGGCTGGCCATGGCGTAGGGTGAGGAACAATCCATGCGAATTTTTCCGTCTTTATCCACCGTCATAAAACTGAAAGTCGGATCTACCCGCGGATTTACGACCTCAATATTCAAGCCGTATTTCTCAGCAATCGGCTCCCAATATGCAATTCCCGAACCTCCCATGGGATCGGCACCGATTCTCAATCCTGATTCTGCAATAACCTCTAAATCGACTACATTTTTAAGATCATCAGTATAAGGTTGAACATAATCATGAATTTGGGTCGTACTTTTTTCGAGCGCTTTTTTAAGCGGAATTCGGCGCACTCCCTTTAACCCGGTTTTTAAATACCGGTTCGCCGCGTTTTGAATTTCATTTGTAATTTCTGTTCCTGCCGGGCCCCCGTGGGTAGCATTGTATTTGAATCCTCCGTCAGATGGGGGGTTGTGAGAAGGGGTAATGACTATACCGTCAGCCTTATGCCGGGAATCAGATTTATTTCGATTCCAGGTTAAAATTGCATGCGAAACGGCAGGTGTCGGCGTGTATCCAAAACCATCCTGATATCGGATTTCAATACCGTTTGCCGCCAAAACTTCAATGGCGGAAACCATAGCCGGTTCAGAAAGTGCGTGGGTATCCATTCCCAGGAAGAGTGGGCCGTTAATGCCTTTCTTATTTCTAAAATCAGCAACGGCCTGGCTGATAGCTAAAATATGATTTTCGTTAAAGGTAGAATCATTGGCCGACCCCCGGTGACCCGATGTTCCAAAGGAGACAGCGTGTTTAGAGTTACTACTATCCGGAATTCGGCTGTAGTACGATGTAATCAGTCGTGGTATATTCTCAAGAATTGTGTGCGGTGCCGGTTTACCTGCAAGTTCGTGATTGGACAAAATAAGCCTCCCGTTTCGTTCTAATATGTTTTAGTTATCAAAAATTTTTCTCTACCCGAAAATGATTGATAATACTATTAATGGCAAGTTACTGTACTCAACTTACAGGAATATTTTTTGAGGAATTTGGAGTGGTATTCTCCCTTTCAGGGAGACAGAGTTTTTCAACCGTTCTTGAAAAACTCAGAGGGGTGTCTCGTGCTGGTGGTATCATCAGTGTTGAATTGCCACTAAAACATAAAATCAAAAAATTTTTTTTGAATAGACTTTAGAAAGAAAGGTGCTCTGAAGATATTTTAGAAGAAAGGGCTACACTACACCTAATACACTTCTTTCGTGATTTTGTGCTTTAGTGGCTAAAGAACTTTACGATCCCGGGAGAACTTTTTATAAGCTCTTACAACCTCCTCAGGTTCATCTGAGGAAAAGTACACCGGTCGGCCTGCTCTTAAATAAACTTTCACTCCTTTCTTTCCACTGATGATATACCCCTTGCCTTTTCGTCCCCATCGAATTCCCCATCCGCCAAAATCTAAAATGGGGCGATAAGTAACCGTCTCCATTGATTCGATATCAGCTAACCGGTACGAGTGCATTCTGAGATGCAGCGGAAACAGCCGATAGTAAAAATTTTCCGAATCTATCTTAATGATCAGTTTCATGCTAAAAAGTGCAAGAGGGAATCCAATGCCAATAACAATCCAAATAATAATCATTACTGAATCGGGAGCGGAATTACTGCCAACCGGATTATCCAGGATAAACTGCTGATAGGTTAAATACCAGATGAGAGCAGAAACACCGATTATGAGAATCCACATGAAAGGTTGCTTGCATTTCTGAACCGATTTGAACTCTTTGGGTTGATTTATCATAAAAACGTAGCGATTTCTTTGAGTGGTTTTTTTGTGATGTCGGGAACTTTTGCATCCTCAGCCGGGTAGCCGGTTACCAAAATCAAATAAGCACGTTCGTTTGAAGGACGATCCAAAATATCATTCAAAAATTTCATGGGATTTGGGGTGTGAGTCAGAGTAACCAGACCCGAGTGGTGAAGCGCAGTTATCAGCATTCCGGTGGCAATTCCCACCGACTCTTTTACATAATAGTGCTGAATTTTCTCTCCGCTTTCGGTCACCTCATAATTTTTAGAAAAGATCACAATGAGATAAGGGGCAGTTTCCAGGTACGGTTTATGTTCATCCGTACCGAGAGGTTCCAACACTTCCAGCCATTCATTGGGTGCTTTCTCGTTATAAAACTCTTTTTCTGCCTTCTCGGCTTCAATCCTGATTTTCTTTTTTACTTTGGGATCAGACACCACCACAAAATGCCACGGTTGCAGGTTGGCCCCATTTGGTGCTGTACCCGCCGCTTTAATGGCATCTTTGATAACCTCGACAGGAACGGATCGATCCGAAAAATCGCGAACAGTCCGGCGCCGTTTGATATCTTGGTAGAATTCAGATGCCCGTTTTTTCATTTCGTCGGGGGGGTATTCGCGATAGTCGGGTAGGGGGATGAATTTTGGCGGCACTCTTTTCGATAATGATCGTATCTGCGTATTTAATTATCTCATATCAGTACAAATAACAAAATCAAGTAAAATGGATTTAAATGAATCGCTCGAATACAATATCTGAAGTTTCATGTGGCATATAGCGATAATGATAGCGGATGATTTCTGATTGTAAACTATTATCTGATAGTCTCCTATCGGCAATATGTTGATCAGCATCTTTATCTGGATTGAATAGCATGAGACCATCAAACCAAAAATTATCTTTTATTCGCTTGATGTATATAGAAATATCAGGCTCAACACCGATCTTAGAAATTATATTCATAATACAAATCCCTTCAAGTATTACAATACTATAATCTCGACATGAACTCTCATAATCTTTGTACAGATCATTAAACCGAATGTGTTTTGAATAGCCATCTTTATTTTCATTTACATACTGGTCTATCTCTAAATGTTCTGCGTCAAGTGCATTTGCCAACGAAATTGCTAAAGTAGATTTTCCAGAGCCATCCCGCCCATCAATTGTGATTAAGCCAAATTCGCCAGAAATAAGTTTTTTTCTAACCGTTTTTTCTATTCCTGAAAAGTCTCCACAAACCTGTGCAGCCATTTTATTAAAAACCTGTTCTTTTTGGGGCATCATCCTTTTCAGCTAAATAGTTTGCGATATATCTAATCACTATGACAAAAATCGCAGATACAGCTATTCCAAATGCAAGTCCAAAATATCCTTGAAAAAGAGTACCAAAAAAAGCCACGAGAACAACTCCGAGCCCAGCTAACAGTAAACCTACTATTAACCAAAACCAACCTAATAATGCAAAAGCTATTCCCGCTGAATAAATCCAAACCGCAAAACCAAATACGCAAGAAATTATAAATCAGGAATCGCAGAAAAGCCACGGGTTTTATCGGGAAGGACCAAGAGGGATAAGAACACGAAGATTGCAGATAAACAGATATACCCGAGCAGTGGATAAATGAACTCATAAATATAAAATGCAGTTTCAACTATCCATTCTCTGATATCATTATATTTTGGAATAGGTTTAAAAATATTTTGGATATTAAAGTTCTCATTTCATTCTTTTTTTTTCGAGAACTCTGACAGCATCTAAGCTGTTTTTGCCTTTCTTGTTTTCAATTTAATGGATCAGGCCTTCTTTATCCAATAACATTTTTGCAATCTGTGGTATCACCATTTAATACGGCATAGCATTAACGGCCGTATTTCCAAGCCCATCTTGTATATTCACGTCGATATGATTCTCTTCTTTGAAAATATTTTCAACCGCAGGGGAATTTCCATCTTCGACTGCTTTGAAAAAGGCATTTTTCCTTCTCTTCTCACCTTTATTTTTGGCAAGAGACTTTGTGAAGCTCTCTATTCAATCTTTTCCTGAGTTTTATAATCTGCTTTTTTGTACGGTCGAATGAATTGTCTCTTTGTAATTCTTGTAGGTTCAATGGTTTTTTCGTTTTAAGATTGTTGGCTGATATCCTCTGGCAATCAACAGGCGTTCCGTTTGATATTTCTGAATCAATTTGCACTGTAAAGATTTTCAATAATTACCGTTATCATACCAAATCTGGAGAGTATTGGATTGCCATCATTAAGCAGCTTAGACAATTTACTCTGTACTTTTTCAGACTCAACGATGCCAAAATTTTTTAATAATTTCAAGAGCTTCTTTTTCTTGTTCTTCCTCCTTCTCGAGCAATTCTTCCATAAATATTTTGTATATCAGAATTAGTCCTCTCAACCAATAAATCTCTTGATACTTTATAATTATTAGAGGTTTTATTTAAAATACTCAGTGCCCGTTTGCTGATCACAAATGTTTTCCTTTTCTGTTCTTTATGATCAGGATGATTATGATCTTTTAAAGATTTGATAGTAGCTTTAGAAAGCTCGTTCTCAGTAGTAATTAAATCGAACACTTCTTTTGCTGTAAAATTGAACGTTTCAGTCATCCAATTTATAGCCTGAATACTCTCAGTACTCAGCTTAAATGTCGTACGCTTAGATTCCTTTTTTGCCTGTGTAGATTTTCAGCTATCAACTCCGAAAGCTTTGTCTTTTGAAAGTTTCATACGATTAATTTTTTACTAATGATTACTGCCCATAGAATAGCTATATCCGCTATCAGATGCAAATAAGTAATCTTGATTACTTTATATATTTATATATACTTATAGTAATCTATTAGTTGTCAACAATCTCATCTTCCATTAACCGACATTATGAACTTAATCCAAAGATTCTCCGGTTCCGGCGAGCCGGGTTACGTGGGCATAAACGATCCCGGATCAATATTATAAAACGATTTTAAAACATCGTAAAGCTTCGGAAATTCCTCCCGGAGTTGATGAGGATGCAGAAAAAAGGATTCAGTGGCTACTGAAAACAGTTCGGCAGGATCTGTTGCGCCATAGAAATCCAGCACAGAATTTATTCTCCGCCGCTCTTTGTATTGCAATGTTTTGTAAACGTGAGCCAGGATTCGCGTCCACTCATCGTCCCGAAAAATTTCACCATATTCACCGATGCCAGCCGTAAGTCCATACTGATGGTCCAATTGATGGGCAAACTCATGAAAGATCAAATTGTGGACTGAAGATTGGTTTTTAATATTTTCGCGGATATCATCCCAGGAAAGCACAATACTTCCCAAATCCCAGGATTCTCCCTTCCGCGCTTGTGTCCCTTCACTGATGACGCCACCCTCCCTTTCCTCCCGGACAGGTGCCATATAATCATCCGGGTAAACAAGAATGGATTGCAAATCAGAATAGTATCCGGCCGGCTCCCCCAAAAGAAGAACACAGGCATACGCAGAAATAATCACTTTTTTCTTTTCTGTCATCTCCAGTCCATTGCACCCTTCAAACAATTTTTCATCCATAAAAATTACCAGGTGGTT of Balneolaceae bacterium contains these proteins:
- a CDS encoding DUF6141 family protein encodes the protein MINQPKEFKSVQKCKQPFMWILIIGVSALIWYLTYQQFILDNPVGSNSAPDSVMIIIWIVIGIGFPLALFSMKLIIKIDSENFYYRLFPLHLRMHSYRLADIESMETVTYRPILDFGGWGIRWGRKGKGYIISGKKGVKVYLRAGRPVYFSSDEPEEVVRAYKKFSRDRKVL
- the pgm gene encoding phosphoglucomutase (alpha-D-glucose-1,6-bisphosphate-dependent), with amino-acid sequence MSNHELAGKPAPHTILENIPRLITSYYSRIPDSSNSKHAVSFGTSGHRGSANDSTFNENHILAISQAVADFRNKKGINGPLFLGMDTHALSEPAMVSAIEVLAANGIEIRYQDGFGYTPTPAVSHAILTWNRNKSDSRHKADGIVITPSHNPPSDGGFKYNATHGGPAGTEITNEIQNAANRYLKTGLKGVRRIPLKKALEKSTTQIHDYVQPYTDDLKNVVDLEVIAESGLRIGADPMGGSGIAYWEPIAEKYGLNIEVVNPRVDPTFSFMTVDKDGKIRMDCSSPYAMASLIDLKDKYDIAFGNDTDFDRHGIVTKTGLMNPNHYLSVAINYLFQNRPGWSDEAAVGKTLVSSSMIDRVAKSINKKLAEVPVGFKWFVDGLKDGSYGFGGEESAGASFLRKDGTVWSTDKDGIILCLLSAEITAKTGKSPDEHYKDLEDRFGSPVYERLDAPATIEEKSILKDLSPDQVQANELAGEPIQKKITRAPGNDAPIGGLKVETENGWFAARPSGTEDIYKIYTESFKGTDHLKQIQEEAKAIVDSVLGK
- a CDS encoding nitroreductase family protein, which codes for MKKRASEFYQDIKRRRTVRDFSDRSVPVEVIKDAIKAAGTAPNGANLQPWHFVVVSDPKVKKKIRIEAEKAEKEFYNEKAPNEWLEVLEPLGTDEHKPYLETAPYLIVIFSKNYEVTESGEKIQHYYVKESVGIATGMLITALHHSGLVTLTHTPNPMKFLNDILDRPSNERAYLILVTGYPAEDAKVPDITKKPLKEIATFL
- a CDS encoding M90 family metallopeptidase, with protein sequence MPIFQFFRRKWLLYQSFPESWQEILYTEVPYYSQLPDNLKQTLRNHLVIFMDEKLFEGCNGLEMTEKKKVIISAYACVLLLGEPAGYYSDLQSILVYPDDYMAPVREEREGGVISEGTQARKGESWDLGSIVLSWDDIRENIKNQSSVHNLIFHEFAHQLDHQYGLTAGIGEYGEIFRDDEWTRILAHVYKTLQYKERRRINSVLDFYGATDPAELFSVATESFFLHPHQLREEFPKLYDVLKSFYNIDPGSFMPT